One Sander vitreus isolate 19-12246 chromosome 23, sanVit1, whole genome shotgun sequence DNA window includes the following coding sequences:
- the rassf8b gene encoding ras association domain-containing protein 8b, with amino-acid sequence MKAMELKVWVDGVQRIVCGVTEFTTCQEVVIALAQAIGRTGRYTLIEKWRETERHLAPHENPVVSLNKWGQYASDVQLILQRTGPSVSERPTFDVQARVPERGFYRQSLPPLAKLRPSGTDRSLKRREPKRKSLTFTGGAKGLREIFGKSRDAEAKQPQQRGVSLNLSRVGGVGVTSVPGSPARELSRLVQLQRDKLQALESRLLGCEAELQDWDEATGMADEGENLEGELLLLEQQVRRNDAEMEEEEFWQNELQIEHESERQLRQQLVELQGRVRDSEAKLSEYLAHIQSMEGGLEQERLQQQAELNQKVNDEEVQDQLEKVRAELEMQSQHTARLESSCRALERSLGHSSKRLQEKEQELEQLTKELRQVNLQQFIQQTGTKVTVLPAQPTGENNNDVDSGSLKRLGSSRLLPSNLRTLQSTVSSSLNPEGIYV; translated from the exons ATGAAGGCCATGGAGCTGAAAGTGTGGGTGGATGGAGTGCAGCGCATCGTGTGCGGGGTCACGGAGTTCACCACATGCCAGGAAGTAGTCATTGCTTTGGCACAAGCCATTG GACGTACCGGCAGGTATACTTTGATCGAGAAATGGCGTGAGACAGAACGTCACCTGGCTCCACATGAAAACCCTGTAGTGTCCCTTAACAAGTGGGGTCAGTATGCCAGCGATGTCCAGCTCATCCTCCAACGCACCGGCCCGTCTGTTAGCGAGCGGCCCACTTTTGACGTGCAGGCTCGCGTCCCAGAGCGTGGCTTCTACCGCCAGAGTCTGCCACCTCTGGCCAAGCTCCGCCCGTCAGGGACAGACCGCTCGCTTAAACGAAGGGAACCCAAACGCAAGTCTCTGACCTTCACTGGAGGGGCTAAGGGTCTGCGGGAAATATTTGGGAAAAGCAGAGATGCTGAAG CCAAACAGCCCCAGCAGCGGGGTGTGAGTTTGAACCTGAGCAGAGTTGGAGGTGTTGGAGTAACTTCTGTACCTGGAAGTCCAGCCAGAGAGCTGAGCCGGCTGGTGcagctgcagagagacaaaCTCCAGGCCCTGGAGAGCCGTCTGCTGGGCTGTGAGGCCGAGCTGCAAGACTGGGACGAGGCCACCGGCATGGCTGATGAG GGAGAAAACTTGGAGGGGGAGCTGCTACTTTTAGAGCAGCAGGTGAGGAGGAATGAtgcagagatggaggaggaggaattcTGGCAGAACGAGCTGCAGATCGAACACGAGAGCGAGCGTCAACTGCGGCAACAGCTAGTGGAGCTGCAGGGCCGGGTACGCGACAGCGAGGCCAAGCTTTCAGAGTACCTGGCACACATACAG AGCATGGAGGGAGGCCTGGAGCAGGAGCGGCTGCAGCAGCAGGCCGAGCTCAACCAGAAGGTCAATGACGAAGAG GTGCAAGACCAGCTGGAGAAAGTGAGGGCCGAGCTTGAAATGCAGAGCCAACACACAGCGCGACTAGAAAGCAGCTGCAGGGCGTTGGAACGCTCGCTAGGCCATTCCAGCAAGAGATTACAG GAGAAGGAACAGGAGCTGGAGCAGCTGACAAAAGAGCTACGGCAGGTCAACCTGCAGCAGTTCATTCAGCAGACTGGTACCAAGGTCACCGTGCTGCCTGCTCAACCTACAGGAGAAAACAACAAcg ATGTGGACTCTGGCTCTCTGAAACGACTTGGCTCTTCTCGGCTCTTACCCAGCAACCTTCGCACTCTTCAAAGCACCGTGTCCTCCAGCCTCAACCCTGAAGGCATCTACGTTTGA